A region from the Triticum aestivum cultivar Chinese Spring chromosome 3D, IWGSC CS RefSeq v2.1, whole genome shotgun sequence genome encodes:
- the LOC123076774 gene encoding disease resistance protein Pik-2: MELVVGASNATMRSLLGKLGGLLAQEYALVRGVRRDVQYINDELTSMQAFLRDLSTALDDHDNRMKDWMKQIRDMGYDIEDCIDDFAHRIPRDPSSDVKCLFIRTRFYELRMWWPRRDIASKIADLKVRAQQIGERRRRYGVHNPRNRKNGSGVSAGTYEVAEHQLTERQLIGTKEPVGMTADMEKLEDWLAKSDKSCYEERAVLSIVGFGGVGKTTIAMALYQKVRDKFDYRASVTVSQNYDEDAVLMMILKQVKPKESDHENQHKTGSSDVKQIKFEISHDKLVKELQDHLAEKRYLLLIDDIWSAKTWESIRKCLPHENKKGSRVIVTTRFQAVGATCSQGVIDFVHPVEFLNEDESKRLFKRSVSESKSIKYSEKELDQVTEEICKICRGLPLAIVTMAGLVASNPNTLSKKWEAVCKSLFPESVPSLTLDGVTRILEYCYNDLPAELRTCSLYLSIFPKGSKISRKRLIRRLIAEGFVSEKHGLSDEEVAETYFNQLIKRKIIRPVEHSSNGKVKSFQVHDMVLEYIVSKSSEENFITVVGGHWLIPMSTNKVRRLSVQSSGSEHGSSTKHMNLSQVRSLTMFRSLDQLHFHSFNNGILQVLDLEGCKGLKEKHLKDMCRMLVLKYLSLRGTDISKIPSKIEKLEYLETLDLRETDVGELPKSAGQLKRIINIFGGNKNPRRGLKLPQEINKETMKALRILSGIEIDEQSTGVEGLHQLTGLRKLAIYKLIILKDSKIFKELRSAIEYLGSCGLQTLALNDEGSDFINSLDTMSAPPRYLSALELSGNLDSLPKWINKLDNLHKLTLSVTVLRMDTFELLWKLPSLFSLTFSLSAAKQDEAIEDILEKNKSESGGEIFVPSGGFKSLKLLRFFAPLVPKLSFPKDAMPVLERIEMRFEAFEGLFGIDTLDCLQEVHLRVNSAADEITNFIVEDLKAIKKPKIIVDHVITS, encoded by the exons ATGGAGTTGGTGGTAGGTGCCTCGAATGCTACCATGAGGTCTCTCCTGGGCAAGCTGGGCGGTCTTCTTGCCCAGGAGTATGCTCTGGTCCGTGGAGTCCGCCGTGATGTTCAGTACATCAACGATGAGCTTACAAGCATGCAGGCCTTCCTCCGTGACCTCAGCACTGCCCTGGATGACCATGACAACCGGATGAAGGACTGGATGAAGCAGATCCGTGACATGGGCTATGACATTGAAGATTGCATTGATGACTTTGCCCACCGCATACCCCGCGATCCCAGCAGTGATGTTAAATGCTTATTCATCAGGACAAGATTCTATGAACTCCGGATGTGGTGGCCTCGCCGTGACATTGCGTCAAAGATTGCTGACCTGAAGGTGCGAGCGCAACAGATTGGTGAGCGACGTAGAAGATATGGGGTGCACAACCCAAGGAACCGTAAGAATGGCTCTGGAGTTAGCGCTGGAACATACGAGGTTGCTGAGCATCAGCTCACAGAGCGTCAGCTCATTGGTACAAAGGAGCCTGTGGGGATGACGGCTGACATGGAGAAGCTTGAGGATTGGTTAGCCAAATCTGATAAAAGTTGTTATGAGGAGCGAGCTGTTCTGTCCATAGTCGGATTCGGCGGTGTGGGAAAGACCACTATTGCAATGGCTTTGTACCAAAAGGTCCGGGATAAATTTGATTATCGGGCATCAGTCACCGTGTCTCAAAACTATGATGAAGATGCAGTCCTCATGATGATTCTAAAACAAGTCAAGCCAAAGGAGAGTGATCACGAGAACCAACACAAGACTGGCAGCTCTGATGTAAAACAGATTAAATTTGAAATTAGCCACGATAAACTCGTGAAAGAACTACAAGATCATCTGGCTGAAAAAAG GTATCTCCTCTTGATTGATGACATATGGTCTGCAAAAACATGGGAGAGTATCAGAAAGTGCTTGCCACATGAAAATAAAAAAGGCAGCAGAGTAATAGTGACTACAAGATTTCAAGCTGTTGGTGCCACATGCTCCCAAGGAGTGATTGATTTTGTTCATCCAGTCGAATTTCTGAATGAAGACGAGTCTAAAAGGTTATTTAAGCGAAGTGTTTCTGAATCCAAAAGCATCAAATATAGCGAGAAAGAACTGGACCAAGTCACTGAGGAGATATGCAAGATATGCAGGGGTCTGCCTTTGGCCATAGTTACCATGGCTGGTCTTGTTGCCAGCAACCCGAACACACTCAGCAAAAAATGGGAAGCAGTGTGCAAATCATTATTTCCAGAGTCGGTGCCTTCTCTCACCTTGGATGGTGTTACAAGGATACTCGAGTACTGCTACAATGATTTGCCTGCAGAACTCAGGACCTGCTCGTTGTACCTGAGCATATTTCCTAAGGGTTCAAAAATTAGTAGGAAGCGTTTGATCCGGAGGTTGATAGCCGAAGGTTTCGTTAGTGAGAAGCATGGCTTGTCAGACGAGGAAGTTGCAGAAACATACTTTAATCAGCTGATAAAAAGGAAGATAATACGGCCGGTTGAACACAGCAGCAATGGGAAGGTAAAAAGCTTTCAAGTTCATGATATGGTTCTTGAATATATTGTGTCCAAGTCAAGCGAAGAGAATTTTATTACTGTGGTTGGTGGCCACTGGCTGATACCAATGTCGACCAATAAAGTACGTCGACTCTCCGTGCAAAGCAGTGGTTCCGAACATGGAAGTTCAACAAAACACATGAACCTGTCGCAAGTGCGATCACTGACCATGTTCCGGAGCCTGGACCAACTTCATTTCCACTCTTTCAATAATGGGATTTTACAAGTGCTGGATCTTGAGGGTTGCAAGGGTTTGAAAGAGAAACATCTGAAGGACATGTGTAGAATGCTTGTGCTGAAGTATTTGAGCCTTCGGGGAACAGATATTTCCAAAATACCCTCTAAGATTGAGAAACTCGAATACTTAGAAACTCTCGACCTAAGGGAGACTGATGTCGGTGAGCTGCCAAAATCTGCAGGGCAGCTCAAACGGATAATCAACATATTTGGTGGGAATAAAAACCCAAGAAGGGGGTTGAAGTTGCCTCAAGAGATTAATAAGGAGACAATGAAAGCACTTCGTATACTGTCGGGGATCGAGATTGATGAGCAATCGACAGGTGTAGAAGGCCTCCATCAGTTGACAGGGCTTAGGAAGCTTGCCATTTACAAGCTCATAATATTGAAGGATAGTAAAATCTTCAAAGAATTACGCTCTGCAATCGAGTATCTTGGCAGCTGTGGTCTGCAGACTCTGGCGCTCAATGATGAGGGATCTGATTTTATCAACTCACTGGACACCATGTCCGCACCTCCAAGATACCTCAGCGCCCTTGAGCTCTCTGGCAACTTGGATAGTCTTCCCAAGTGGATTAACAAACTCGATAACCTCCACAAATTGACCCTCTCTGTAACTGTTCTCCGGATGGATACTTTTGAGCTCCTCTGGAAGCTGCCTTCGTTGTTTTCCCTCACCTTTTCGCTGAGTGCAGCGAAGCAGGATGAGGCCATAGAAGACATCCTTGAGAAGAACAAATCGGAGTCCGGCGGGGAGATCTTTGTCCCAAGTGGAGGATTCAAGAGCCTTAAGCTGCTTCGCTTCTTTGCACCTCTAGTGCCAAAGCTGAGCTTTCCAAAAGATGCAATGCCAGTACTCGAAAGGATCGAGATGCGGTTCGAAGCCTTTGAGGGCCTGTTCGGCATCGACACCCTGgattgtcttcaggaggtgcacCTGAGAGTCAATAGCGCAGCAGATGAAATAACCAACTTCATTGTAGAAGATTTGAAGGCCATCAAGAAGCCAAAGATAATCGTGGATCATGTCATCACCAGTTGA